In Cydia splendana chromosome 18, ilCydSple1.2, whole genome shotgun sequence, the genomic window TCTACCGCAAGCTGGGCGTGACGCTGGTGGCGCACCCGCGCGGCGCGCGCACGCCGCCCGCCGGCCGCTCGCTCATCCGCGACCGCGACAAGCAGCCGCCCACCTCCTCCTCCGCCTGCTCCACGCCCACCAACACTCAGGTAATGTTGACGCCGTCTGACGTATTCTCAGTACTCACATGCtaaacacatttaaaaaaaactctggAAAAAGGTGTAAAGTTTTTAACTaacgatatacatatattacTTAATTTTAGTTTCCTTTAAATTTGTGGTTTACTTATATTGGCCCACTTTAAAAACACTTACGTTTAAAGTGGGCTGATACTGATTATGGCCAGTACATGCTACATCGTTACAGCGCACAAAGGACAAGGACTCGGACAAGAGCGAAACGGACAAAAGTGAGAAGGAAGAGAAATTGGAGAAAGTTGAGAAACCCAAGGAGAAAATCCGGGGAAGCGATGAAGAAGACAGCGCGGATAACCAGCCGCTTATCACCACTGCTCCTAAGTAAGTCTAATTGTGACGTTCTCCAGCAAAAAATACCATattgtcgcttaccataaggactagggtggttcacgtttgtatgggaaaaattcaaactctagctagaagaagcggcaccctctcatttttagggttccgtacccaaagggtaaaacgggactagggaatgcaaatcggttattttcggttattttttgtatggaaattatcggttattaaccgaaaccgcggttatttccatacaaaaaataaccgatttgcattccctaaacgggaccctattactaagactccgctgtccgtccgtccgtccgtccgtccgtccgtccgtccgtccttccgtctgtccgtccgtccgtctgtctgtcaccaggctgtatctcacgaaccgtgatagctagacagttgaaattttcacagatgatgtatttctgttgccgctataacaacaaatactaaaaacagaataaaataaagatttaaaaggggctcccatacaacaaacgtgatttttgaccaaagttaagcaacgtcgagagtggtcagtacttggatgggtgaccgtttttttttttgcttttttttttagtttttttttgaattatggtacggaacccttcgtgcgcgagtacgactcgcacttgcccggtttttacacTTGTTCTGTTGACTAAAtatgccaagttttgtaatcttatctcaactacatcaagggggtgctcaaacactgaaaaattttcaaagttgtatgaaatccaaaaaaatcaagttattatttttttgagttttatgtaagtagtagttttcacattattggaaagtgtgatttaaaagttatttggtgaaaaaccatttttatttctattttttatgattttttaaggtgaaattctaaaaatcatacttttgaaaaattataaaaaatagaaataaaaatgtttttctacttaaaaacttataaatcacatgtgcaaataatgtgaaaacagatcctgaaataaaattctgaataataaatacttgtttttttttttgttttcatacaacatataaaattttcaaagtggttgatcacccccttgtagttgagataaaattacgaaacttggtgtattttatcagcataataagtgtaacaaaataagggggtgccccgtcggaaaataaaaaaaaatgttttttgaaccgcCCTAATAAGGAcgaaatttgcttgtatctttctTTATATGAATAACCTGTCAGAGCATCCGTATGGCaagcgacaatgtggtaccttttgcttgAAAACGACAATTTACGTATAGGTACTTTAAAGGCAAGTATGGTTCACACAGAAGCAGAACGAGCCGCTTTGCGACGTAATTGCCGCGCGAGGCAAGCCCGAGCCACGATCGGTGTATTCGTACTCGACtcgacataaaaaaataaaggaacttgtttttacatttttcaGTTGCCTCGCATAGTCTTGCCTCACAACTCTCACAAGTTCGTCAAATTGATGAAGCCTTGTGTCATTAACCTAAAGGCTCAATTAGACGGtacgagaactcgcatgcgaattTCATTACATTTCAGTATTTTATCAGTCGACTGAATTGGATATAACATCAATAGTCCTCAATGCAATTAAATTCGCATGGGAGTTCGCGTCGTCGTCGCGCCCGTGAATGAGCCTTAACCCGTTTTTATCTGTCTAGGGTGGAAAAGGAAAAAGAGAAAGACAAGGAAAAAGAGAAAGATAAGGAAAAAGAGAAAGACAAGGAAAAAGAGAAAGACAAGGAAAAAGAAAAGGACAAAGAGAAAGAGAAGGACAAGGATAACAAAAGCACAACGTCAACGACAACAACGACGAGCGAGGAGAAGATTGTTGTCAAACCGCGTTCGCAGTCGCGCAACCGCGCGCTGCCCGTCAAGACGGAGGCGCTTGAGAAGCGGACGCCTAAACGACGACCCATTTTGTCAAAAGGTATGAATGGACATGTTCATTGTATACTTGTTACGACTGATCACAACAAACTAAAGAGATATTATTGATTTTAACATAAGTGTTAGTctatgaaaatttaaaaattatttcaGCTTACCCCTCAACCCCCTAAATATTCCCCTAAAATAGGAAATAAGCGAGTTTgacttaggtatttaatatgATAGTGGTGGTAATTGCTATAACTGTTCAATTTTAGCTATCTACGGGAAACAGTCTCTGAGAAAAACTCATTTAGTCGATTAGCAAGACCAAAGTCATCCCACAAGTGTCCCATGAACAAATTTTAGTAGGGAACATCAAAAAAAGAgttgaaataagtttttggcaaaaatttcatttttggtacaagcttttatcgcagactgtactttttttttccacaggcaattaatactcatcgagacaattctaaaaccccaaacacaattaggtttcgttgttttatcacagagttcctatggccacctctggtctccatcatcagatcagctcgatgacaccataatattgcattgtcacccgacttacgtatgtatgcaaaatttcagctcaatcggaaaccgggaagtggatcaaatttaacttgcaagatttgattacagacaacggtcaggtgaaactaaataaaagcttgtaaaaatagcGTTGTACGGCGCCATGTTTTGTGgtaactgaattgtcaaacgtaAACTTTTCATAACCAGAGTTACCGCATAATGTACGAAGCCGTACAGCGCTATTTACAGCATCTTTCaaaattttaagtaggtacgaaTTTGTCTTAGACACATTTCACACATCTTATGAAGTTATGAAATAAGTATACCTAAAAGGTTATGGCTTTTCTATCTTCTGTTTTGTAGAAAGCACAAGCGTTGTCACGCCCCGCGCGTCACGGCGCCCGCATGCGTCCACCGACAGTGATAGTTCTGGCCGAGCCTCGAGGTATGTTCTTACTACTTGATCATTTATACCAATATTAACCCTAAATCAACCTACATAGCGTTTGCCTTGCGAGGTAAATATAAATCCGTGCTCATTTTATTCATTAGCATAGCTATTATTTGGAACCTAAGCTACATTTTATCGCAAAATATCAGGAATTAACGCAGTGATTCAAAGGTTTAAGCGCCTAGAGTAGCCCCTAACAAAGAAGAAAATTATCATGCTTTTATaacaatttgtatgaaaaagacAGACACAGATTAGTTGTGACAAATATGAGCAAACAAACtgggtgtgtaatgatccgtataacaatAAATCACTTAACCggtataatgaacttttgatataacaacaaaataactattttcatggggtataatgcttaatcgatataaaagctattcgatataacgtttactggatataatgaatatgtgttataagtatttatggtataatgtattctaatgtataaaaataagttgaggTTTGTGTGTGTTGTGACTATTGTTTTCTTTCTAAACTCGTTGAGATTGCAGAGAGAAGCGAAACGTGTCGAGGATTTCCATTACTTATTCCTAAAAAaagtaaagtaataaaatagtCGGTTCaggcgcttcgccggccgctgccgcgcttcgctcgctcggctcgcgcgctgtagggtcgcagttctacctaacactcctcctcgcttcgctcgtcgtcttaaattataccagtactacattatgccaactgagcgttatatcgaacataattatatcacatatacGTTATACGCTGTTAATGTTACATTAGAAGTTGTTATATTACTAGTTCATTATACTTGGCGATAGTTAGACTCTCTAAGAATAtaccatgtattgttatagcaaaAGTGCATTATATCCCTCAATCTTATCTTATatcgactaaaaatatatcaaaagttgttatatggacCGTTACGCACCCGTATTTGGGATATAAACAAACACATGGTATAACAATTGTTTTTCACAGATGTGGGCCAACAAAGAAAATGCAGAGCCGCCGCAGCCAGAGCGCTAACTCGGCGAGCAGCGGAAACACCATCGCGTCTAACAGCAGCAAGCGACCGAGGAAGCGCAAAACTACCGAGTGAGTTCACACAAAACACATTCTACTATATCCTtagatataaccaaacggagacgccatgtctgtaattttcggtacaaaatagtctgccgatttttgcgggggaggggcacgtcaaatgtatacgtaacgtaaaaatagccatatcAGATAAATGTCAGTCCGCtgattggccgcctattttcgacagaggggaacgcctgttaatggctactccgtttggttatatcctctaagactaGCGGTTCGTGATCGGCGGATAGTTGCGCCCGTGGTGGTAACGTTAAATCCATATCAAAATTGACGGTTAAAGTGGCGATGCCAGATTTTCTCGCTGCATAGTTAACTTAGACAGACTGTTCCGTGGGGGGCAGAGTTTATgcctagggaatgcaaatcggttataaccgtaaccgaaatattcggttataaccgaatattttgacaaaatttcataatcgaatattggaaactcgaataaccggttacggttattttcggttatttatttatgacttaaattgtatgtttttatcatcaaatgactacaaaatcctgccatttttggctgtgacgcctgtgactataatttttgtcattcgtggactttaataacaaaaatataccaaatttacttcccttatttatgaaatatttttattgaatattgtatcacgttcaaggtcatattttacttttactgtatttggtgtgttttattaaaaaaccaagacttttactcacattccctaatactgtagttactaaaacaaagatttttgtatttttttattacttctatgtaaatttatattttttcggctaaaataaccgtaaccgattataaccgatattcggttatttttcgggcataaccgaaaccggttatgaagtttggccggttattgcattccctttATGCCTAAGATTCATTTGCTTGCTGTGAGATCGTATTAAGTTGAGGCTAAAATCAGTCTCCCTAATAAATCACAGTACAGCACCATTAAACTAGCTGAAGGTCCATAACAATTCTGAAAAGAAAATAACGCCTAAGAAATTCtcgtaagtataaaaaaaagtttgtgaTTGCAAAAAGAGCAAGACATCTACAAATGAAATTTGTGTGTTGTTTTGACTTACATATTTAACTTGGCTCTTTTTCACCAGACCATCAACAAACGAGCCGCCTCGTGCAGGCAACGTGAAAGCTCAAGTGGGTGACAAGCTAAAGGTGTACTACGGACCCACGCAGTCGGAATCAAAGGTAATGAAACCGAaggtaaataattatacatttatgTTGGCCATGACTCCGAGATGAATTCTAACTTGTCCTACTAACAACTTTAACATTGAGACTGGGTTATAACACATAATTTGTTCAATGTATGGTTATGCTCgtacattataatattttgtCCAAAAAAACTTAATACACATTTAATTACCAACTTTTGATGCCCTAACTAATGATGTGAGAAAGTGACAAAAACGTCTATTACCGAAAATAGAATTTGTGATCCAATTCCTAACATCTTTATTACATTTTCGTATAGTCAGCTTCGAAGGCATTTATTTAGTAATGTTAGTTTGTAGTTTACTGTTTTGTTGCAATGcaacatttattaaaaaaaaaaacaacttgcTTTTTTAAAGTTGTTATTAAAGAGAAGGAAAATTCTTCCACCATAACTGCTTGTAAAGCATAGTTGCGATGGCAGCCGAAACGGATTTGTTAACTACAGTCATTTTCTAAAATTCCCACTCTTTGTCAAACCATGCATGTTAAAATGTTTTCGACGCTGACTGCCTGCAAAGCGAATTCCTGCATTTATCTCGGGTCAATCGGTTTTCGTTTTGTTCGTTTAAGTTTCTCAAAGTATAAACTTTGAGAGCTAGCATGTGTCTAACGATGTTGTATCTCAGGTGACGTACGAGGCGAAAGTGATCGAGATCTCGTCGGAGGGGATGCTGCGGGtacattatacagggtggaacacgAGATACGACGAGTGGATTAAGCCTCAGAGGATAGCGCTCAATGTGACGCAGCATGAGATGCGAAATAAGAAGGTTAGTTTAATTTCACATCGTGAAGCTAGTTTTCTGGCTACGAGATACACTTTTCAAGTTTAATTACAATGATTTGTTGATGTTGAAAACGTactatgtttttgtttatttcagagCATAAGTAACAGCAGACGGGTCAGATCAAAGAGGACAGAAGGTAATATTAACAATGATGCATAAATTCAAAGTTTATATagttaaattgtattttatttttgattgatgCATTGggccagtagtgggacgtaaataggctaatattattattatttttatcctaAATCTGAGTATTTCTTGCAGAATCATCGGCTCGCTCTGATTCGGATAGCGATTCAGATAGCGACGACAACGTGAAACGACCTCCTAAGAAACCTGACGACAAGTCCAATATAAAACGTTTGTATTATAAAATGAATTGCTTTAAATTGCAGAAAACCATGATGTTGTACACATGACTAACCTCAAACTCTTTTTTCGTAGCACCCAGGTCTAAAGACGCTAAGTCCAGCGACAGCAGTAGTTCTAGCAAACCTCGCAAAAGGCCAATCAGGACAGTTTCCACGCCCACTGCTGTTTCCCCTGCCAAGAAACCACGCCCCAGCTCTTCCACTCACCAAGGTCGGGACTACGACCTCAACGAAATACGATCAGAACTTAAAGGACTTCACACAGTCAAGCAGGAAACTGAAGAACCGATAAAGCAGGAAGTGGTGGAGAAGGAAGCTTCCAGCCCACCACAAGCCGCCGCCTCTGCCCCTGAACCAGCTCCGCCAGAGAAACAACCTAAAGATGAAGATGTTTACGAGTTCAAGGAACCGGAACCGTTTGAACTGGAACTGCATGATGAGAAGAAGAAACGAACTCATAGGATCTTTGATGATATTTCACCTAGCAAATACACTTCAACGTTGTCTAAATCACTGAGCGAAGAAATTTCCGAAGATCCATTGAAGACCCGAACGACTCCTTTACGTTCGCCGTCTCTGTCGCCTTTCAGAGATTTTGGATCCACGAGTAACGCGCCTGGCCGACAGAGCCCTGAGGAAGATTCCAAGGATGGTTTATTTTCTTTAGACGAAGATTCCTTCCCTGGCGACGGCAGTTCAGGACTTCGCTTCGAAGGCTTCATACCTGCAAAGAATCAAGAAACTTACTCGAAGAAAAGCAAGGTCTCGAAACTTCGGGAACTAATCGATGATTCGCCGGATAGCAGAGCTGATGATGAACAATCGTCTGAGGACGAACCTGAGGATATAGCTATTAAAGAAGAATTAGGAGAACCAAGCTCCAGCTCGGTGCCAACTTCAGAGTCACCAAAATCTCCAGAACCAGTTAAAGAATCATCTAACGAATCTGAACAAGTTGAAGATTCAAAAACTGAGAACAATATTTTAAGCATGCTGGGAAATCCAGAAAAAGAACTAGAGCTTCTAGAAAGTATTCCAGAGCCTGCGAACACACCTCCGCCGCTTGTATTCCCGTTAATTCAAATGAAAGACATACCCATTCCAAGCACACCTTCGGAGTCCACGAGTGACAGCACTCCAGATTCGAAGGAAGAGACCGTAAAGGAGGAAACACCAATGATTGATTTGGATTCTATCCCACTTCCAAGTGATGAGCCGAAGGACAATGTATTTAAAATCAACAAGGAACCAAAACAAAATATCTCTAAAACAAAGGAAACGAAAGAAAAAGAGCCCATTAAAGTTAAGGAAACGAAAGAAAGTACAATTAAAGTTAAAGAAATTAAAGAGGCGGAAGTTAAAGAATCCAGTGAAACTGTACAGAAATCAAAAGACACAAAAGACAGTATTTTCAAACCTAAAGATACTAAAGAAACTCCTGTTAAAGCAAAAGATCCGAAGGACAACGCTTTAAAATCCAAAGATCCAAAGGAAAGTACACCTAAACCCAAGGATCCGAAAGAGAGTGTGCCCAAATCAAAAGATACACAAGAAACAATCCCTAAACCAAAAGATAAAGATCCAAAAGAAAGTATTTTCAAACCAAAAGATACTACTGAAAGTGTTTTCAAACCCAAAGAAAACATTATTAAAGTCAATAAGGATCCGAAAGAAAGTATTTTCAAAATCACAAGGGATCCCAAAGAGAGTTGTTCAAAAACAAAGGATCCCATCGACAGCACGTCGAAACCCAAGGAAGTAAAGGAAGTGCTCAAAGTTAAAATCGAGCCTTTGAAGAGTTTGGATCCTGAACCAAATCCTCCTAAACTAGAACCCCCATCAAGTCCTCTGATAGATACTGAAGAAGACAAATCGGAGCCGGATAGTCCGGCGCGAATCGACGTTATTCCTGAACCGCCACCCGCCTTCCTCGTACAGTCCGAGGGCCCTAAGATAGCCGACAAACTACTTAAAGCTATCAACAGCGCTAAACGGTTGTCCATGTCTCCACCACCAGTTGAAGACAAAATAGACAAAGATAAACCGCGCGCGCTTACACCTAAAACCGACCTTCTCAAAACTAACAAACCGGAAGGCAAACAATCACCCATACCGCTAGAAACTAAAACTCCCAAACAGGACACAAAGCCTTTAACTAAAGAGCCATTGAAGAAAATCAGTCCAACAGTCACGGATTCCATTTTCGGTGAGCCTTCTAACTTTACCGATGCGAAACGTGACCTGGCAGATATCAAGAAAGTCAAGGCGAAGGAACCCTCGCCGCCCAGGTTATTGAGTCCTTTAAATATCCTGGAGCGACGAAAGAGTGTAGCGGATCTGCCCATGCCTACCCCGGGCAAGAACAATAAGGTGCTAAGTGACACTATACAGAAGCTGTCTAGCCAGATTAATTCGAGCCAGGCTGCCGCGGCCAGCATTCCTTTGCCGCCTTTCCCGGCGGAGGATAGAAGCGAGTCCAGTGATTCAGATGATTCTGATAGAAGGTAAATATCACAATATTTTAGTTTCATCCTTCCATTCACAGGTAATGCAAGTAGTctgtaaaatgtttgtaataagAAACACTCGGATTCAGATCGTAATAATTCATAACTGTTGATACCTACTGTCGGAATTAAACGTAGCATTGATCGAAAGCGCTCGTAAATTGGCAATATCCCTTCGGGTTGAGCAAGATTCAGTGTGCGCTTCTATGCTTTGTAAGTCGTCAATCTATTTGATATATCTGATGCGTAGCCTTCGGGCGGATTAACAATCCACTTGTTTGATGAATAATTGTTTCCACAGGTTAATAATAGACAAGCTGACAGTAGAGGAGTGGAGCGGCACGGACGCGGCCCGCAGCGCGCTGCACGCGGGCAAGTCGCCCGGCGAGTGGAGCGCCGGCGAGACGCTGCTCATGCTGGAGGACGCCTGCAAGAACGAGCGCAAGCACAGTCAGTATACGTGTAGTACAATCACGAATACCGGCACTCATAAACTCAGTTTTAATATCCCACATGCTTAAAATCACTGTTTTTATTCAAATGATAGTACGATTAGGTAGTCTACTACTAAATGGAACTATCATTTTAGTTGTTCGTTTTGTGAAACCTCAAATGTGACAAGTGGTCTTAATAGTCACCGCTTGGTCTCACCTAGTTTTGGACCTGCTGGCCGTAAAAtagttttcacctcagcagctcgaacaagggtactttgcttcttaaaaacacacacacacactcagacaaaatgcgattttgctcactgagtgagacaaaatgcgattttgctcactgagtgagacaaaatgacattcaagtgacctttatagtcaaatgtcatttcaacatgcggggtctaatacaagttcgatatacttgggttctattatctctgtccctctaggtatgttctcactgcttagggtgaaaatttttgtgtactacacgagatcaaagttatttacatctcgtgcgcttttgaatcccttactacgctcaagattctaaattagattcactcgctacgctcgtgaatatattatagaatctttcgcttgcacgggactcaaaataagcactcgaagaaatatcaaactttgatctcttgttgtacaatagttacctagagggacagagataatagaacccaagtatatcgaacttgtattagaccccgcatgttgaaatgacatttgactataaaggtcacttgaatgtcatattgtctcactcagtgagcaaaatcgcattttgctcactgactgagacacactcagtgagcaaaatgctattttgctcactgagtgagacaaaatgactcagtgagcaaaatctcattttgctcactgtttttaagaagcaaagtacccttgttcgagctgctgaggtgaaaataactattgtaatgTTGTACATGACACTATAATTTGTCAGGTGCCCGCGTGGTAGTGGCGGGCAGCGCGCGCGGCCCGGCTGGCGTGGCGGCGGAGGAGGACAGCAACCTGTCGCTGCTGCTGTGCGAGGAGACCATCCCCGGCTCGCCCGCGCCCGACGCCGagccgccgccgcgccccgaCCTGCACATGCCCTTCGCCTGCGCGCCGCAACACGCTAACAAAGGTAACTCGAGGGCCCACGAGGAAAGAGCCGAGGGAGGAAATTGAAGCAAGAAACAACTTGATTCTCTATACTAGTTTCCTGTACAAAATCGCTCCCGGATCCGGGAATTGCTGGTTCTCACCTTACAAATTCAGTATCTAGAGCATTATCTACCCCACTCGTTTGAATTATTATGACTATTATGAGCCTCGACGGCCGCCTCTTTCACCACGCCGATCTGTTCATAGTATGTGTAATTTTTATCCGGAGCCATATTTATTGTGATAATTTGTTATTGTAGCAGAAGAACGGCGCGCAGGCTCGGCGCGCTCGCCGGTGGCGGGCGCGCCCGCCGCCTGGGGGCGCCGCGCGCTGCTCGACAACACGCCGCCCACCACGCCCGACAGCAGCCTCGACA contains:
- the LOC134799487 gene encoding AT-rich interactive domain-containing protein 4B-like isoform X2, translated to MQVDEPPFLPVGTDVSAKYKGAFCEAKIKKVARSIKCKVTLKAGGNITVNDDVIKGTLRVGSTVEVKQDPKKDAVEAVITKIQDCSQYTVVFDDGDITTLRRSALCLKSGRHFNESETLDQLPLTHPEHFSTPVIAGRRGRRGRAASDESEGEVSTRRMPADSEPHVGRVVLVEAAGGAERRRPQQPAFPALVVAPSPAIKVKEDYLVRSFKDGRYYTVPKKEAREFRKGSAPLEWGGVEAALQFLNNGTLPPHWDRAALFNEPRNTSDDSSDDEPREEKDHFVAQLYKFMDDRGTPLNRNPTIANRDIDLYRLFRVVQKLGGYNRVTNQNQWKTIADKMGFHPVTTSITNLCKQAYKKFLHSFEDFYRKLGVTLVAHPRGARTPPAGRSLIRDRDKQPPTSSSACSTPTNTQDKDSDKSETDKSEKEEKLEKVEKPKEKIRGSDEEDSADNQPLITTAPKVEKEKEKDKEKEKDKEKEKDKEKEKDKEKEKDKEKEKDKDNKSTTSTTTTTSEEKIVVKPRSQSRNRALPVKTEALEKRTPKRRPILSKESTSVVTPRASRRPHASTDSDSSGRASRCGPTKKMQSRRSQSANSASSGNTIASNSSKRPRKRKTTEPSTNEPPRAGNVKAQVGDKLKVYYGPTQSESKVMKPKVTYEAKVIEISSEGMLRVHYTGWNTRYDEWIKPQRIALNVTQHEMRNKKSISNSRRVRSKRTEESSARSDSDSDSDSDDNVKRPPKKPDDKSNIKPPRSKDAKSSDSSSSSKPRKRPIRTVSTPTAVSPAKKPRPSSSTHQGRDYDLNEIRSELKGLHTVKQETEEPIKQEVVEKEASSPPQAAASAPEPAPPEKQPKDEDVYEFKEPEPFELELHDEKKKRTHRIFDDISPSKYTSTLSKSLSEEISEDPLKTRTTPLRSPSLSPFRDFGSTSNAPGRQSPEEDSKDGLFSLDEDSFPGDGSSGLRFEGFIPAKNQETYSKKSKVSKLRELIDDSPDSRADDEQSSEDEPEDIAIKEELGEPSSSSVPTSESPKSPEPVKESSNESEQVEDSKTENNILSMLGNPEKELELLESIPEPANTPPPLVFPLIQMKDIPIPSTPSESTSDSTPDSKEETVKEETPMIDLDSIPLPSDEPKDNVFKINKEPKQNISKTKETKEKEPIKVKETKESTIKVKEIKEAEVKESSETVQKSKDTKDSIFKPKDTKETPVKAKDPKDNALKSKDPKESTPKPKDPKESVPKSKDTQETIPKPKDKDPKESIFKPKDTTESVFKPKENIIKVNKDPKESIFKITRDPKESCSKTKDPIDSTSKPKEVKEVLKVKIEPLKSLDPEPNPPKLEPPSSPLIDTEEDKSEPDSPARIDVIPEPPPAFLVQSEGPKIADKLLKAINSAKRLSMSPPPVEDKIDKDKPRALTPKTDLLKTNKPEGKQSPIPLETKTPKQDTKPLTKEPLKKISPTVTDSIFGEPSNFTDAKRDLADIKKVKAKEPSPPRLLSPLNILERRKSVADLPMPTPGKNNKVLSDTIQKLSSQINSSQAAAASIPLPPFPAEDRSESSDSDDSDRRLIIDKLTVEEWSGTDAARSALHAGKSPGEWSAGETLLMLEDACKNERKHSARVVVAGSARGPAGVAAEEDSNLSLLLCEETIPGSPAPDAEPPPRPDLHMPFACAPQHANKAEERRAGSARSPVAGAPAAWGRRALLDNTPPTTPDSSLDMSPMRERRISERDSPMERKEDEDDRRENDASAMDIDKSHAGTRSRKASESSCAGGAGRGRRRARRDTDEARGDHPPDLKYNFFIELDPSWDCQTRINVLTTRLADLRKAYHSVKAELAAIDRRRKKLRRKEREAVKAAKAACS
- the LOC134799487 gene encoding AT-rich interactive domain-containing protein 4B-like isoform X1 — protein: MQVDEPPFLPVGTDVSAKYKGAFCEAKIKKVARSIKCKVTLKAGGNITVNDDVIKGTLRVGSTVEVKQDPKKDAVEAVITKIQDCSQYTVVFDDGDITTLRRSALCLKSGRHFNESETLDQLPLTHPEHFSTPVIAGRRGRRGRAASDESEGEVSTRRMPADSEPHVGRVVLVEAAGGAERRRPQQPAFPALVVAPSPAIKVKEDYLVRSFKDGRYYTVPKKEAREFRKGSAPLEWGGVEAALQFLNNGTLPPHWDRAALFNEPRNTSDDSSDDEPREEKDHFVAQLYKFMDDRGTPLNRNPTIANRDIDLYRLFRVVQKLGGYNRVTNQNQWKTIADKMGFHPVTTSITNLCKQAYKKFLHSFEDFYRKLGVTLVAHPRGARTPPAGRSLIRDRDKQPPTSSSACSTPTNTQRTKDKDSDKSETDKSEKEEKLEKVEKPKEKIRGSDEEDSADNQPLITTAPKVEKEKEKDKEKEKDKEKEKDKEKEKDKEKEKDKEKEKDKDNKSTTSTTTTTSEEKIVVKPRSQSRNRALPVKTEALEKRTPKRRPILSKESTSVVTPRASRRPHASTDSDSSGRASRCGPTKKMQSRRSQSANSASSGNTIASNSSKRPRKRKTTEPSTNEPPRAGNVKAQVGDKLKVYYGPTQSESKVMKPKVTYEAKVIEISSEGMLRVHYTGWNTRYDEWIKPQRIALNVTQHEMRNKKSISNSRRVRSKRTEESSARSDSDSDSDSDDNVKRPPKKPDDKSNIKPPRSKDAKSSDSSSSSKPRKRPIRTVSTPTAVSPAKKPRPSSSTHQGRDYDLNEIRSELKGLHTVKQETEEPIKQEVVEKEASSPPQAAASAPEPAPPEKQPKDEDVYEFKEPEPFELELHDEKKKRTHRIFDDISPSKYTSTLSKSLSEEISEDPLKTRTTPLRSPSLSPFRDFGSTSNAPGRQSPEEDSKDGLFSLDEDSFPGDGSSGLRFEGFIPAKNQETYSKKSKVSKLRELIDDSPDSRADDEQSSEDEPEDIAIKEELGEPSSSSVPTSESPKSPEPVKESSNESEQVEDSKTENNILSMLGNPEKELELLESIPEPANTPPPLVFPLIQMKDIPIPSTPSESTSDSTPDSKEETVKEETPMIDLDSIPLPSDEPKDNVFKINKEPKQNISKTKETKEKEPIKVKETKESTIKVKEIKEAEVKESSETVQKSKDTKDSIFKPKDTKETPVKAKDPKDNALKSKDPKESTPKPKDPKESVPKSKDTQETIPKPKDKDPKESIFKPKDTTESVFKPKENIIKVNKDPKESIFKITRDPKESCSKTKDPIDSTSKPKEVKEVLKVKIEPLKSLDPEPNPPKLEPPSSPLIDTEEDKSEPDSPARIDVIPEPPPAFLVQSEGPKIADKLLKAINSAKRLSMSPPPVEDKIDKDKPRALTPKTDLLKTNKPEGKQSPIPLETKTPKQDTKPLTKEPLKKISPTVTDSIFGEPSNFTDAKRDLADIKKVKAKEPSPPRLLSPLNILERRKSVADLPMPTPGKNNKVLSDTIQKLSSQINSSQAAAASIPLPPFPAEDRSESSDSDDSDRRLIIDKLTVEEWSGTDAARSALHAGKSPGEWSAGETLLMLEDACKNERKHSARVVVAGSARGPAGVAAEEDSNLSLLLCEETIPGSPAPDAEPPPRPDLHMPFACAPQHANKAEERRAGSARSPVAGAPAAWGRRALLDNTPPTTPDSSLDMSPMRERRISERDSPMERKEDEDDRRENDASAMDIDKSHAGTRSRKASESSCAGGAGRGRRRARRDTDEARGDHPPDLKYNFFIELDPSWDCQTRINVLTTRLADLRKAYHSVKAELAAIDRRRKKLRRKEREAVKAAKAACS